The proteins below are encoded in one region of Scyliorhinus torazame isolate Kashiwa2021f chromosome 16, sScyTor2.1, whole genome shotgun sequence:
- the b3galt6 gene encoding beta-1,3-galactosyltransferase 6, with amino-acid sequence MNLVRLVCRHKTALGVATLSLFALMLLYLAKCTSETLKSPGLPHGVKRRSDSQGHSRSKDLSAFLVLMITTGPKYTERRSIIRSTWLANRDPEIIPYFAIGTSGLAAEEVQNLEQENARHHDLLLLPDLRDSYENLTNKILHMYAWVDQNVDCKFVLKADDDTFARLDIIKDELKAKEPKKLYWGFFSGRGRVKSGGKWKESTWVLCDYYLPYALGGGYVLSADLVHYIRINIDYLKVWQSEDVSLGAWLAPVDVKRLHDPRFDTEYKSRGCNNKYIVTHKQSIEDMLEKHQTLQREGKLCKEEIKARLSYIYDWYVPPSQCCQRKDGIP; translated from the coding sequence ATGAATCTAGTGCGACTTGTTTGTCGCCACAAAACAGCCCTTGGCGTCGCGACCCTGTCCTTGTTTGCACTGATGCTGCTTTATTTGGCTAAATGCACCTCCGAGACTTTGAAATCCCCGGGGTTACCTCACGGGGTCAAAAGACGGAGCGACAGTCAAGGCCACAGTAGGAGCAAAGACCTCTCGGCTTTCCTTGTGCTGATGATCACCACCGGGCCCAAGTACACAGAGAGGAGAAGCATCATCAGGAGCACGTGGCTGGCCAACCGGGACCCGGAAATCATCCCTTACTTTGCCATCGGCACCAGTGGGCTTGCTGCGGAGGAAGTTCAGAATTTGGAGCAGGAGAATGCCCGGCACCATGATCTGCTGCTGCTCCCGGACTTGAGGGACTCCTATGAAAACCTTACCAATAAGATCCTTCACATGTACGCTTGGGTAGACCAAAATGTTGACTGTAAGTTTGTGCTGAAAGCAGATGATGACACTTTTGCAAGGTTAGATATCATTAAGGACGAACTGAAGGCAAAAGAGCCAAAGAAACTCTACTGGGGGTTCTTTTCTGGAAGAGGAAGAGTTAAGTCTGGTGGAAAATGGAAGGAGAGCACTTGGGTTCTGTGTGACTATTACTTACCCTATGCCCTGGGGGGTGGGTATGTCCTGTCTGCTGATTTGGTGCACTACATTCGAATTAACATTGATTATTTGAAGGTGTGGCAGAGTGAGGATGTCTCTTTGGGGGCCTGGCTGGCACCTGTAGACGTCAAACGCCTACACGACCCACGGTTTGATACAGAGTACAAGTCGCGCGGATGCAATAACAAGTACATTGTGACACACAAGCAGAGCATTGAGGATATGCTGGAAAAGCATCAGACACTCCAAAGAGAAGGGAAACTGTGCAAAGAAGAAATTAAAGCGAGACTGTCTTATATTTACGATTGGTATGTCCCACCATCCCAGTGCTGCCAACGAAAAGATGGCATACCCTGA